One Amycolatopsis sp. NBC_00355 genomic window carries:
- a CDS encoding cupin domain-containing protein: MTTLLVRHDEAEQLGTTPDTMTLLADVSQTGGHLSTNRASLGRGRDGATPHFHTASAEMFFMLDGELEVLQDEEVVTVRTGDMLFVPPHTTHAFGATSRSAADVLIVFTPGVERFEYFRMIDRIRRGEASPAEILASQDRFDNHFVDSEAWRAVRAA; encoded by the coding sequence ATGACGACATTGCTGGTACGCCACGACGAAGCCGAGCAGCTCGGCACGACACCCGACACGATGACGCTGCTCGCCGACGTCTCCCAGACGGGCGGGCACCTGAGCACGAACCGCGCGTCACTGGGCCGCGGGCGCGACGGCGCGACGCCGCACTTCCACACGGCGTCGGCGGAGATGTTCTTCATGCTCGACGGCGAGCTGGAGGTCCTTCAGGACGAGGAGGTCGTGACGGTGCGGACGGGCGACATGCTGTTCGTGCCGCCGCACACGACGCACGCCTTCGGCGCGACTTCGCGCTCGGCCGCGGACGTGCTGATCGTGTTCACACCCGGCGTCGAGCGCTTCGAGTACTTCCGGATGATCGACCGGATCCGGCGCGGCGAGGCGTCGCCGGCGGAGATCCTGGCGTCGCAGGACCGGTTCGACAACCACTTCGTGGACAGCGAGGCCTGGCGCGCCGTCCGTGCGGCCTAG
- a CDS encoding MarR family winged helix-turn-helix transcriptional regulator yields MTDEDAVDAVVSAWARERPDLDLTAIGVAGRLGRLSLVLGPAQERVFGKFGLQRGEFDVLAALRRSGEPYTLIPSELSATLMMSRAGMTSRLDRLEAAGFVERTLDPNDRRSFRIRLTDRGFEVVDAAMTEHTANVTELLSSLRGKELGLLDDVLRKLLREYDTQ; encoded by the coding sequence GTGACTGACGAAGACGCCGTCGACGCCGTGGTGTCGGCGTGGGCCCGTGAACGCCCCGACCTCGACCTGACCGCCATCGGCGTCGCCGGCCGGCTCGGCCGGCTGAGCCTCGTGCTCGGCCCGGCGCAGGAGCGCGTCTTCGGCAAGTTCGGCCTGCAACGCGGGGAGTTCGACGTCCTGGCCGCGCTGCGCCGCTCGGGGGAGCCCTACACGCTGATCCCGTCGGAGCTGTCCGCGACGCTGATGATGTCCCGCGCGGGTATGACGAGCCGCCTCGATCGACTCGAAGCCGCCGGGTTCGTCGAGCGCACGCTCGACCCGAACGACCGCCGCAGCTTCCGCATCCGCTTGACCGACCGGGGTTTCGAGGTCGTCGACGCCGCGATGACCGAGCACACCGCGAACGTCACCGAGCTGCTCTCTTCGTTGCGGGGCAAGGAACTCGGCCTCCTCGACGACGTCCTGCGCAAGCTCCTCCGGGAGTACGACACCCAGTGA
- a CDS encoding exodeoxyribonuclease III yields the protein MQCVLTVSTVNVNGLRAAAKKGFVEWLATTKADVVCCQEVRATAEQLPADVVAPEGWFAVHAPSAAKGRNGVAVYSRVEPGEVRIGFGEPEFEDSGRYLEVHLPKVVVASLYLPSGDVGTERQDEKERFMAAFLPYLVELRAKAAADGREVVVVGDWNIAYDNADLKNWRGNRKNSGFLPGEREWLGRVYTEAGYTDVQRRLDPEGPGPYTWWSYRGQAFDNDSGWRIDCQLATPGLAEKVVSVVVERAAAYDQRWSDHAPVTATYDI from the coding sequence GTGCAGTGCGTGCTGACCGTCTCCACCGTGAACGTCAACGGCCTTCGCGCCGCCGCCAAGAAGGGCTTCGTCGAGTGGCTCGCCACCACGAAGGCCGACGTCGTCTGCTGCCAGGAGGTGCGCGCCACGGCGGAGCAGCTTCCCGCCGACGTCGTTGCACCCGAAGGCTGGTTCGCGGTGCACGCTCCCTCCGCCGCCAAGGGGCGCAACGGTGTCGCCGTCTACAGCCGGGTCGAGCCCGGTGAAGTGCGGATCGGCTTCGGGGAGCCCGAGTTCGAGGACAGCGGTCGCTACCTCGAAGTCCACCTGCCGAAGGTCGTCGTCGCGAGTCTCTACCTGCCCAGCGGGGACGTCGGCACCGAGCGCCAGGACGAAAAGGAACGCTTCATGGCCGCGTTCCTGCCCTACCTCGTCGAGCTGCGGGCGAAGGCCGCCGCCGATGGGCGGGAAGTGGTCGTCGTGGGGGACTGGAACATCGCCTACGACAACGCCGACCTCAAGAACTGGCGCGGCAACCGCAAGAACTCCGGCTTCCTGCCCGGGGAACGCGAGTGGCTCGGCCGCGTCTACACCGAGGCCGGCTACACCGACGTCCAGCGCCGCCTCGACCCCGAAGGCCCCGGCCCCTACACCTGGTGGTCCTACCGCGGCCAGGCCTTCGACAACGACTCCGGCTGGCGCATCGACTGCCAGCTCGCCACCCCCGGCCTCGCCGAGAAGGTCGTCTCCGTCGTCGTCGAACGCGCCGCCGCCTACGACCAGCGCTGGTCCGACCACGCGCCCGTCACCGCCACCTACGACATCTAG
- a CDS encoding chitinase: MSFPRFLKRAGVAVGALAATAAAVVLPTTTASAAPATSAAAFVVSEAQFDQIFPGRNSFYTYSGLTAALDAYPGFANTGDDTVKKQEAAAFLANVNHETGGLVYVVEQNTANYPHYCDTSQSYGCPAGTAAYYGRGPIQLSWNFNYKAAGDSLGIDLLNNPYLVEQDSAVAWKTGLWYWNTQTGPGTMTPHDAMVNQRGFGETIRSINGSIECNGGNPAQVQSRIDKYTQITGILGVPTGDNLSC; this comes from the coding sequence ATGTCGTTCCCCCGGTTCCTGAAGCGCGCCGGAGTGGCGGTGGGCGCGCTCGCCGCCACCGCCGCGGCCGTCGTGCTCCCCACCACGACCGCGTCCGCCGCACCGGCCACTTCGGCCGCCGCGTTCGTCGTCAGCGAGGCCCAGTTCGACCAGATCTTCCCGGGCCGCAACAGCTTCTACACCTACAGCGGCCTGACCGCGGCGCTCGACGCGTACCCCGGCTTCGCGAACACCGGTGACGACACGGTGAAGAAGCAGGAAGCGGCCGCGTTCCTGGCGAACGTCAACCACGAGACCGGCGGTCTCGTCTACGTCGTCGAGCAGAACACCGCGAACTACCCGCACTACTGCGACACCAGCCAGTCCTACGGCTGCCCGGCGGGCACCGCGGCCTACTACGGCCGCGGCCCGATCCAGCTGAGCTGGAACTTCAACTACAAGGCCGCGGGCGACTCGCTCGGCATCGACCTGCTGAACAACCCGTACCTGGTCGAGCAGGATTCGGCCGTCGCGTGGAAGACCGGGCTCTGGTACTGGAACACGCAGACCGGCCCGGGCACGATGACCCCGCACGACGCGATGGTCAACCAGCGCGGCTTCGGCGAGACGATCCGCAGCATCAACGGCTCGATCGAGTGCAACGGCGGCAACCCGGCGCAGGTCCAGAGCCGGATCGACAAGTACACGCAGATCACCGGGATCCTCGGCGTGCCGACGGGTGACAACCTGTCCTGCTGA